From Ficedula albicollis isolate OC2 chromosome 5, FicAlb1.5, whole genome shotgun sequence, one genomic window encodes:
- the TPH1 gene encoding tryptophan 5-hydroxylase 1, translating to MMIEDNKENEDHASERGRTAIIFSLKNEVGGLVKALKLFQEKHVNLVHIESRKSKRRNSEFEIFVDCDSNREQLNEIFQLLKSHVNIVSVSPTEHFSVQADDMENVPWFPKKISDLDKCANRVLMYGSDLDADHPGFKDNVYRKRRKYFADLAMNYKHGDPIPKIEFTEEEIKTWGTVYRELNNLYPTYACREYLKNLPLLTKHCGYREDNIPQLEDVSRFLKERTGFTIRPVAGYLSPRDFLAGLAFRVFHCTQYVRHSSDPLYTPEPDTCHELLGHVPLLAEPSFAQFSQEIGLASLGASDEAVQKLATCYFFTVEFGLCKQEGQLRVYGAGLLSSISELKHSLSDSAKVKPFDPKVTCKQECIITTFQEVYFVSESFEEAKEKMREFAKTIKRPFGVKYNPYTQSVQILKDTKSIASVVNELRHELDIVSDALSKMGKQLEV from the exons ATGATGATTGAAGATAACAAAGAGAATGAAGACCATGCATCTGAAAGAGGAAGGACAGCCatcattttttccttgaagaatGAAGTTGGAGGACTTGTGAAAGCATTAAAGCTCTTTCAG GAGAAGCATGTAAATCTGGTACACATTGAGTCACGGAAGTCCAAGAGACGAAATTCTGAGTTCGAGATCTTTGTGGACTGTGACAGTAACAGGGAACAACTGAATGAGATCTTCCAGCTCCTGAAATCCCATGTCAACATTGTCTCTGTGAGCCCAACAGAGCATTTCAGTGTCCAGGCAGATG ACATGGAAAATGTTCCCTGGTTTCCAAAGAAGATCTCAGATTTGGATAAGTGTGCAAACCGGGTGCTGATGTACGGGTCTGACTTGGATGCTGACCATCCT GGTTTCAAAGACAATGTTTACCGCAAGAGGCGGAAGTATTTTGCAGACCTGGCTATGAACTACAAACA TGGTGACCCAATTCCCAAGATTGAATTCACTGAGGAGGAGATCAAGACTTGGGGGACTGTGTACCGAGAGCTTAACAATCTTTACCCAACTTATGCCTGCAGAGAGTACCTTAAGAACCTACCCTTGCTCACCAAACACTGTGGGTACAGGGAAGACAATATCCCCCAGCTGGAAGATGTGTCTCGCTTCCTGAAAG AGCGCACAGGCTTCACCATCCGCCCCGTTGCTGGATATCTGTCGCCCAGAGACTTCTTGGCAGGATTAGCATTCCGAGTTTTTCACTGCACCCAGTATGTCAGACACAGCTCGGACCCTCTCTATACACCAGAGCC tgaTACCTGCCATGAGCTCCTGGGCCATGTCCCTCTTTTGGCTGAACCCAGTTTTGCTCAGTTCTCCCAGGAAATTGGTCTTGCATCACTTGGGGCATCAGATGAAGCTGTCCAAAAACTGGCAACA TGCTACTTCTTCACGGTAGAGTTTGGCTTGTGCAAGCAAGAGGGACAGCTGCGAGTTTATGGGGCTGGCTTGCTCTCTTCCATCAGTGAGCTCAAG CACTCACTCTCAGACAGCGCCAAAGTCAAGCCTTTTGATCCAAAGGTCACCTGCAAGCAAGAATGTATCATTACAACCTTCCAGGAGGTTTACTTCGTTTCTGAAAGTTTtgaagaagcaaaggaaaagatgag AGAGTTTGCAAAAACCATCAAGCGCCCCTTTGGGGTGAAGTACAACCCCTACACTCAGAGCGTGCAGATCCTGAAGGACACGAAAAGCATTGCCAGCGTGGTGAACGAGCTGCGCCATGAGCTGGACATTGTCAGTGATGCCCTCAGCAAGATGGGCAAGCAGCTGGAAGTTTAA